GAAATGGTCGATCTGCCGCTCATCGAACAGGCGCAACGCCTGCGGGACATGGCCAGCCAGTACGCGCTGGTCGCCAACGCGGATGCCTGCTGAAACGGGGGACGAATCATGGGACATGGTTACCAGATTGCCCTGCGTCCACTGTGCGACGTGCGGCAATCCGAACAGGTTGATCCGCTCAACGTGCAGCGTCTGCGCGAAGCGATCATCCAGGCCGGGCATTGGCTGGAGCCGATCATCGTCGAGCGCTCCCGGGGCATCGTGATGGACGGCAATCACCGGTTCAACGCAGCGCGGGCACTGGGGTTGAAACGGGTACCGTGCATCCAGCTCGACTACGCCGATCCGCGTGTCTGTGTACGGCATTGGCAAACCGGGCAAGCGTTCGAAGTAGCGCGGATTTTCACCACCATCGAGCGCGGCGAACTGTTCCCGTACAAGACCACCCGGCACGCGTTCGATCCCGCGCTGCCGGTGATCTCCATTCCGCTGCAATGCCTGTACGACTGACCTGTGCCGGAGGGTGTGCTTCTACCGCCCATCCTCCGCGCAAACCGATCGCCAAAAAAATTCCGACGACGCTGATACTTTTTCGATTGCTGGCTGGCAAATAGGAGTCATTACCATTTTCAGCCATTCGAGAAGGACCCCATCGTCATGTCTGTTGCACGTCGACCTTGCAGTGAACGCGCGTTAACGCTGGCTATTCGCACCGCCATGCTGAGTTCTATTCTGGCCGCAGGAAGCGCCACTGTCTGGGCAGCAGACCCCAAGCAACCCGAGCAACAGGACACCGTCTCCACGGAAGGCCTGACGCTGGACACCACCAACGTCAACGCCAGTTACAACGGCGCGACCGCATTGCCGGAAGTGCTCGCCGGAGGTCAGGTCGCCCGGGGCGCGCGGCTGGGGATGATGGGCAACAAGGACGTGATGGACACGCCGTTCAGCGTGACCAGCTACACCGCCAAAACCCTCGCCGACCTGCAAACGGTGACCGTGGCCGATGCACTGGAGCGCGATCCTTCGGTGCGCTCCACCGGGCAGACCGGCGGCATCGTCGACTCGTTTTTCATTCGCGGATTTGCGATCGGCGAGGGCAACCTCGGCGAATTGGCCTACGACGGTGTGTATGGCGTAGCGCCCAACTACCGGGTGTTCACGGAATACGCCGAACGTGTCGAAGTGCTCAAAGGGCCGGGCGCGCTGATGTACGGGATATCGCCCAACAGCGGCGTCGGTGGCGTGATCAACATCGTGCCCAAGCGGCCACTGGACGAAGACCTGACCCGCTTCACCGGCACTTACGCGTCCGACTCGCAAGTGGGCGGGCATCTGGACGTCAGCCGGCGTTTCGGCAGCGAGAATCAGTTTGGTATCCGTTTCAACGGCAGCACCCAGGGCGGCGATACCGCGATCGACAATCAGCAGCGTGCACTGGACATCGGCGCCATCGCCCTCGATTACAAGGGCGAACGGCTGCGCCTGAATCTGGACTACATCAGCCAGAAAGAGAGCTTCGACGCGGCCTCGCGACCGTTCACCATTGCACCGGGCGTGAAGGTTCCATCGGCGCCGAACGGTCGCACCAATCTGCCGCAGGACTGGGGCTGGTCGGACACCAAGGAGCAGTCGGCATTGCTCGGCGGCGAGTACGACCTCAATGACAACCTGACCGTTTTCGCCCACGCCGGCGGTGGTCGCTCCGACGTCAAGCGCATGTCCGACCAGGTGCCGCGAATCCTCAACGACGCCGGCGACACCAGCAACATTCCCGGCTACTACAAATTCAACGTCGATCGTTCGACGGCCGATGTGGGGATGCGTGCGCTGTTCGCCACCGATCCAGTCACCCACACGACCACGCTCATGGCGACCCGTTATCAGGACGAGTTGTCCCGAGGCATCAACAACGGCACGGAAATCCGCTCGAACATCTACCACCCGGTGGACGTGCCCAAGCAGTACATCAACTCGCCGAAAGTGCTGCGCATTTCCGAGTCGGAACTGTCCGGCGTCGCGCTGACCGACACCCTCGGTTTTCTCGATGACCGGATTCAACTGACCCTCGGCGTGCGCCGTCAGGACATCGAGTCGCGTAACTACAGTGCATCCGGCTCCGTCAGTTCCCGTTACGACGACAGCGCCACCACACCGCTGGCGGGCGTGGTGGTCAAACCGTGGGAAGACGTCTCGCTGTACTACAACTACGTCGAAGGCCTGAGCAAAGGTGACATCGCCCCCGGCACCGCGGCCAACTCCGGCGAAACCTTCGCACCCTACAAATCCAAGCAACATGAAATCGGTGTGAAGTACGAGCACGGCACTTTCATGACTACCCTGGCGCTGTTCCAGATTGAAAAACCGAGCGGCGAAATCGGCGCCGGCAACGTGTTCTCGGTGCAGGCCGAACAACGCAACCGTGGTGTCGAGTTGAGCATGTTCGGTGAAGTCGCGCCGGGCACTCGCCTGATGGGCGGTGTGACCTTGCTCGACGGCGAATTGACGGATTCGGCCACCGCTGCCAACCGTGGCAACAAACCGGTGGGCGTGCCGGATGTGCAGGCCAACCTCTGGGCCGAGTGGGATACACCGTGGGTCGAAGGTTTCACCCTGACCGGCGGCGCGATCTACACCGACAGCCAATACGTCAATCAGGCCAACACCCAGGAGCTGCCATCCTGGACCCGCATCGACGCCGGCGCCCGTTACGCCACCAAGATCGAAGGTCGGCCGACGACATTCCGCGCCACGGTGCAGAACGTGTTTGATCGTGAGTACTGGTCGGGTGTGGCGTCCTACGGCGCTTTCTCCCCGGGCTATCCACGCACATTGCAATTGTCGGCGACCGTCGACTTCTGATCGAGAGGGCGCACTTGATGGCGGGACCGTCGAGTGCGCCTTCTTCTATATATAGCTACGCACAGCGGCTGATCACAAAAAGGAGCATTCGAATGTTAACCAGCCCGGCATCGACATCCTCTGGCAAGCAATCGCAGTTCCCGTTGACGAAAGGTCAGCGG
This genomic window from Pseudomonas kribbensis contains:
- a CDS encoding ParB N-terminal domain-containing protein, which codes for MGHGYQIALRPLCDVRQSEQVDPLNVQRLREAIIQAGHWLEPIIVERSRGIVMDGNHRFNAARALGLKRVPCIQLDYADPRVCVRHWQTGQAFEVARIFTTIERGELFPYKTTRHAFDPALPVISIPLQCLYD
- a CDS encoding TonB-dependent receptor, whose amino-acid sequence is MSVARRPCSERALTLAIRTAMLSSILAAGSATVWAADPKQPEQQDTVSTEGLTLDTTNVNASYNGATALPEVLAGGQVARGARLGMMGNKDVMDTPFSVTSYTAKTLADLQTVTVADALERDPSVRSTGQTGGIVDSFFIRGFAIGEGNLGELAYDGVYGVAPNYRVFTEYAERVEVLKGPGALMYGISPNSGVGGVINIVPKRPLDEDLTRFTGTYASDSQVGGHLDVSRRFGSENQFGIRFNGSTQGGDTAIDNQQRALDIGAIALDYKGERLRLNLDYISQKESFDAASRPFTIAPGVKVPSAPNGRTNLPQDWGWSDTKEQSALLGGEYDLNDNLTVFAHAGGGRSDVKRMSDQVPRILNDAGDTSNIPGYYKFNVDRSTADVGMRALFATDPVTHTTTLMATRYQDELSRGINNGTEIRSNIYHPVDVPKQYINSPKVLRISESELSGVALTDTLGFLDDRIQLTLGVRRQDIESRNYSASGSVSSRYDDSATTPLAGVVVKPWEDVSLYYNYVEGLSKGDIAPGTAANSGETFAPYKSKQHEIGVKYEHGTFMTTLALFQIEKPSGEIGAGNVFSVQAEQRNRGVELSMFGEVAPGTRLMGGVTLLDGELTDSATAANRGNKPVGVPDVQANLWAEWDTPWVEGFTLTGGAIYTDSQYVNQANTQELPSWTRIDAGARYATKIEGRPTTFRATVQNVFDREYWSGVASYGAFSPGYPRTLQLSATVDF